tgTGCATGTAaaacttgaaacacacacactcacacagacacttgGACAAACTGTCCCCTAGTAGTAGGATGCCACATGTAATGTCACAAAgcttttcctttggttttgtatGAACAACAATCACTTGATGTTGTCAGCCAATGCCATACCCTATGATTAAGACTGTGGTACGTGGGTACTCTGACTGTGATTGGACCACCATTCATCACTCAGTACCTGTAATAGAGACAATCAATCAGTAGTGTTAAATCCTGCACCTCACTCATTCTTGTGACTGGTATAACTTCCTGTGTTGTAGACAGGTGATTAGAATTAGCCAAGATAATTAGCCCATTGTACTGTATGGTACAGTACATGTGATGAAAGGAGCTAGACCTACAGAATACTGTCTGTGTTGTTCTGCAAGTCCATTGAGAGGATACTATCTGTTGAAGAAAACGACCCCGGGGACTAGCGGGAAGCTCGTGGATTTAGTAATGGGTTGTATGGTTCTGGAGGTGAGAGTGTACACAGCGCTCTTTGAACAGGGATACATCTAAGGAAAAACAGATACGGAACTAGAGGAGGTTCAGAGCTTACTTctccggggtgtgtgtgtgtgtgttgtgtgtgtgtgtgtgtgtgtggtaatgtaaACATCGGGATAGCCTTTTTGTTTGAATAGGGCCCCAACTCTTCCAATGAGTTGCGTCTGAACCAGGGCCAACGTGCAGAAGAGCAATTCCAGCCGTCTGGTCCATATTGCATCCCTCTTGAAGGAAACGCACCCTTAAGAGTTCGCTGATCAAGGCTTTgacgcatttaaaaaaataaaggccCTTTTATTTTCTAGAGCGGCTGACTATGTACCAGAGTGTAGATCTGGGCTGTACAACGGTGCATTTTTTCAAAATGGAGCAGCTTCCCTCAGCCAACCCAGTCTGGAATTATTCATGCTGCCGACAAGCATTAGGGACCTGAGATGGAACTATAGACACATGTGTGCGCACACGCAGGATTGCTCAGGCACAAACAGTCAGTGGGCTTTGCCACTGTATACATAGAAGAATAACCAAATCGATACATCTAAATCATTGACACGTTTGTCATcaagcacatacaaacacaccacatacagtatatacccaAACACACTCAGCGAAAAACGCACACACCCGCGTACACAGGCTCGCACAACCATAAACAGCGCTCACGTGTTCAGCGGGCGGAATGTGAGCTGCGCCTCATGAAATCCCCTTGGAGAATGGAAGGATGCTCAGCTTAGGATacagaggggaaaaacacactcctctctcccatctacaAACATACTCGTTTACAGTCTACATCACACGCTGATGCAGATACTGCTGCCAGACACAACCTACAGTTCAGTGCAGTAAATCTGTATTGCAAACCTACAGCATGCAATTGACTTGCATTAACGCCCACACTTAATAATCAGGACTTTTGATAACAAAGGGATATTTAGGGGGGATTTTTTTGAGAGGCTTGTTTGCTCCAATACAATTATATTTGAAAATGGAAATTACATAACCAAAGTTCTCTAATTAGCTTTATCAAAAAATCAGATGCTTGTTTATTCACGTAAGCACACATTATTCATAGTTGGTTCAACATTGATTAACCGCTggctctctcactcccctctctccctctctggggacctctctctctctaaggacctGGAGCTGGCCAGTCGTGTTCCGAGGGATCAGAGCTGTCTGATTGGCTGCTGCAACAACCTAGAGGAGCCCAGCAGTTACCACagccaggtgtgtgtatgtatgtgtgcgtgtgtgcttgagtgtgtgtgggtggatgggtgttcatgtctgtgtgtatgtgctgtATAGCTGCATACTGTGTGCTATcgctaacctctctctctctctctctcccctccctccctccttccttcagaCTGAGGATGAGGACTATATGTTGGAGAAACCtctgggctacctgcctctccaCCATGAGCTGGACAGCGGCCTGGGCTGGACCGACGGTAGCCTGCACCAGGGAGACCTTTCTGGcctggagacagaggaggggggtcTGGAGGAATGTCACCCCAGGGGAGTGGCGGTcagtggaggagggggtggaggtggggggtcTCCATCCTCTGAGTCCTTCATCTCGTCTGAGCTGAGTGACTCGGGGTTCTACAGCGTGAGCACGGGAGAGTTCCGCCGCTTCCAGAGGCTGTTAGAGAAGCGCATGTGCCTGTATAAAGCTCGTCTCCACCACCAGAGGGAGGTGTGCGAGCGGGAGCGCCGCGACAGCTGCCAGAAGAACCACAGAGAGCTGCTTGAAGCCATCCCTGAGGCACTGACCatgcagccccagccctcctGCTCCATGCCTGGCCTGGCCGCTCCATCCATGGGCCCCCCACCCCACGGACTCTTCAGGTAGGGGTTTATCACCAGACAATGATCATTATGATTGTCTTAATTTTCCATTATAACGTGATCCATAGCCATCCATCTTCAAAGTTTCCTCAGTCCAGTGTTGAACGATGATAATGCATGTTGTTCGTCACTGTTTCATCGCATTTAAAACTCCTGTTGCCCTCTGTATCTTCAGGGTGTCGTCCGTCCAGTTCCGGAAGGCGGATCGTCCCTGTCTGAGCAGACACAGCTCAAGCAGCGGGTCCCTATTCAACCCTCACCACGCCCCTGCGCCCCTCTCTGCCCATGCGCCTGTCCTCTCCACCTGCAGTACCCCCTCTGGCCACCGCAGGCCGCCACCTCCACTGCAGCATCAGGGCTCCAGCTCAATGGGGCAGCTGCGGAGAAGCAGAACCCTGCACCACCGTGGCCCACCCCAGGAGCGTGTCAGACGGGCCAGTCACCCGTCATCCCCCTCCTATGCCACCCTGGAGCATTGTGGGGTAGCGCCACCTAGAGGCCTGGAGCTGGGCCTGCCTGAAGAGGGAGAATCAGAACTGGTCCTCACACACCCAGCAGGATTGGCCCTCTCACCCCAGCAACATGCAACCTCTCTGGGGGAACACAGAGGAGCTGTGCCCTTACCAAGGGGACATTACTGCGACAATAGTGGAGGTCGTGATCAGCTGGTTAACGACaggaggcagcaggagaggagCTTTATGTCAGAGATACCAGTGcgggagagggagcaagagagagaaagagaaagagaaagggagcgTGAGAGGGAGcgtgaaagagagcgagaaagagaaagagagcgagaaagagaaagggagcgtgagagggagcgagaaagagaacgagagaaagaaagagagcgggaaagacaaagagaaagagaggtgcgCCGCTTCAGCACCCTCAGCCACCCTCCCCAGACATCCATGGACATCCATGAGACATGGCCTAAGCCGGCCAATCGGCTGTCCCACCAGGGGTCAGGGGGTGGTGGGGGCCTCTACAGCACCCTGGAGGGCCACACTGGGGTCGGGGCTGGGGTCGGTGGAGGGTCCAGGAAGTGCCCCAATCCTAACCCCAACCCGACCCCCAACACTAACTCCAACCATCCTAACCCGAGAGCTGTGAGGAACCAGATTCTTCGAGACCGGGCGTCGCAGCTGGCGGACGAGCGCAGCGGGATGAGTACGGATGAGGAGAGTCAGGAGGTGATGAGGGGGAGGTACTGGAGCCGCACAGAGAGACGGGAGCACCTCCTACTGGCCCGCGAGCagaaacagcaacaacagcaggcCCGAGGGCAACAGGCTTACACAAGGCCAGGAGCCAATGGAGGATCAGGTTCTCTGAGAGAGGCAGGCGTTAACACTAGAGGAGGAGctatgggaggaggagggagaggagttaTTCAAGAGGAAGAGGCTATGTCTGGAGGGGGAGGGTCTTTGGGAGATGGCCGGTGCAACACGGTGCTGGAGCTCAGCCAAAGGAAGTTGAGTCGTCTGCAGAACAGGAAGCTGTTAGATGATTGGACGACGGTGGAGGAGCTGCTGACTCATGGGACGAGGCTGGGTACCCGAGACGAGATGTCCCTCTGTCCCAGCTCACTACTGACTGTCACTACtgtatagggtgtgtgtgtgtgtgtgtgtgtgtgtgtgtgtacatgcgtgtttTCCACTATAAAGCACCACGGACaatagctttgtgtgtgtgtgtgtgtgtgtcagtgcatgACCTTCTTACTAACTGAATACTGTAACACACTGCAAGTGTGTGTCTGTTACAATCTGTGAG
This sequence is a window from Oncorhynchus kisutch isolate 150728-3 linkage group LG1, Okis_V2, whole genome shotgun sequence. Protein-coding genes within it:
- the LOC116374231 gene encoding uncharacterized protein LOC116374231, producing the protein MGCRLSGPWFGDGLGVSGRDLSQLTKRDLSHLSKRDALRILAAYEQPITLQIKSQRGRGYGLQDCSTQTERHWEPLTLPPHLALRSLGVTAAGTMPRVNPAYQDRHYCSHMSLPRDHRENGRYEYLPTAPQDIEELDPLGYQDLELASRVPRDQSCLIGCCNNLEEPSSYHSQTEDEDYMLEKPLGYLPLHHELDSGLGWTDGSLHQGDLSGLETEEGGLEECHPRGVAVSGGGGGGGGSPSSESFISSELSDSGFYSVSTGEFRRFQRLLEKRMCLYKARLHHQREVCERERRDSCQKNHRELLEAIPEALTMQPQPSCSMPGLAAPSMGPPPHGLFRVSSVQFRKADRPCLSRHSSSSGSLFNPHHAPAPLSAHAPVLSTCSTPSGHRRPPPPLQHQGSSSMGQLRRSRTLHHRGPPQERVRRASHPSSPSYATLEHCGVAPPRGLELGLPEEGESELVLTHPAGLALSPQQHATSLGEHRGAVPLPRGHYCDNSGGRDQLVNDRRQQERSFMSEIPVREREQEREREREREREREREREREREREREREREREREREREREKERERERQREREVRRFSTLSHPPQTSMDIHETWPKPANRLSHQGSGGGGGLYSTLEGHTGVGAGVGGGSRKCPNPNPNPTPNTNSNHPNPRAVRNQILRDRASQLADERSGMSTDEESQEVMRGRYWSRTERREHLLLAREQKQQQQQARGQQAYTRPGANGGSGSLREAGVNTRGGAMGGGGRGVIQEEEAMSGGGGSLGDGRCNTVLELSQRKLSRLQNRKLLDDWTTVEELLTHGTRLGTRDEMSLCPSSLLTVTTV